CTGTACCAAATCCATACTTGTTAAATCTTCTCATAAATTCATTCTTATCCTTATTAATTACTATATTTGCAGTATTGTTTAACTTTAAATACTCAATAGATATGGCTAAGTTTATATTAAAACGTAAGCAATTTAAGTCTAGTACACTAATTACAGTTCGGAATGCCATAACTGGTAACAGTACAGTTCCAGATGATACTTGTCTTGATTATTATTTTAAAATTAAAGACTATCATCTTTCAGTTATGTTCTGCCCAAGTTGCCATAAACTTATGTTTCGTAAAAGAGTATTTCCTAATACAAGGGACAACAACATAATGGTAGGTGGACATGTGGAACTCGTATTCTTCCCACAGTTTAAATACATAATACCAATATGTAAAGAGTGTAATGATAAAAAGCAAAATCTACGACCGTTTAAAGTTGAATTAGACAGATTGTGTCGGGCTCCAAGAGAGTAGGTATTAACCTACTCTTTAGCCTCTATATTACTCTCTAAACATTCATCAAATACAGTATTAAGTACCTCATTTGCTTGTTCCTCTGTTATTACGTCATTATTAACCATTTCATATAATAACATCGGTATTAGTTCTTCTGCCATTTCTACATTTAATTTATATCCTTCCATATTAATTCATTTAATATTGCCTTTACTAATTAATCCTTCTATAATGAAGTCTCTTATTGTATCTAGATATTCATCTACTTGCTTCTCCACATACTCACGTGGAAATCCTCCTCCAAAGTTCTCATTACCTGCTATATTAATAGTATAGCTACATTCTCCATTATCTTCGTATGGTGGAAGTAAACGGTCCATTACAATTCTAAGAGACGCATCATATACTTCCAATACTACTTCACCGCTTTTAAATTCACGTTTCATAATTCCAGTTATTAATCCATTGCCTCCATTTCCATTAGTAATAACCACTTTAAATCTTCATCTTCAAGCTTATCTATGAAGCCATAAGGGTCTTCCCAAAACTCCTCTTTGGGAATATTATATTCTTCTAATGTCCTATTCAGTGTCTTTAGTAACATAATCATTGGTTTTATTTAAAATTACCGGAGTGCCAATCATAGTTGACCACTTCGATAACCATTACGTTCCTTATCTATAATGTGATACATCTTCTCAAATGTAATTTCTATCGCAGACATATCATAGCTCTTAATAACTCCTTCATTAGAAATTACTCTCACTTGTAACGTGTCTTTGTCTGATTTATGAGATGTTATGTGGTGAGTACGCTTCTTATCAAATTCTGGAGTAAATATATCTAATTCGTTTCTGAAATGGGAATTATTAATATAATCTACTATGTAGCTATAATCACTAATAGAATGGCATACTCCTATAACTTCTTGATTGCAGTATATAGACTTCTGATATTCAGCAAACATTATTTTAAAGCTATCTACAGTATATTCCTTATTCGCATTATAGAACTTTATACGTGCAATACTTCCGTCTGATAAATCAGACAGTTTAGTCATTCTTCTTTGTGGTCTGCTTATCCACATTTCTTCCATTAAATCCATAAATTGTTCCTCCGATTTAATGTATTATAATCCCATATAGAATGCTAGCATAAGCTTTGCTGCCTGATTGTCCAACTTGTCAATAAATGCTTTAGGGTCTTTCCAAAACTCCTCTCTTGATAATCCGTACTCATCTAGTACAGAATTAATCCCGTTTCTCCACTGTTCTGCTGTTATCATATTTGTTCATTTTAGATATAGTTATTCATCTCATATCTAATCCTCATATATAATACCGTCAATTTCTGGTAAATATCCGTGTATAATACCTTCTGCTTCTTTTATGAGTACCTCTTCATAGCTAAAGTAGATAGACCTACGCATATAACCATGATTGTATCTTTCTACTAAGCTAGTGAGTAGTATTATTTCAGCTTTAGATACTTCTTTAGGATTTACACCTAACTTTATTATTAAAGTCTCTACTGTCATCATATTAACAATTACTACTAGGTGGTATATAATCATCTGGTACATCATGCGGTTCACGTGGGTCTGACTTCCATTCACTAATAGTTATCTCTGCTAATATGTCATTCACTCCTTCTTCTGTTAATTCCCCAGAATCACATTTAGCACAAAGCTCATCTATAAGCTCTATGTATTCATTCATTGTTACCTTTCTCATAATTCATTCCTCCTATTAATGCTGTACCTACTGCGTTCTACACCTTCTCAATACACGCCTTATAAGTAAATAGAATAGTAGTATAGTGATAGTAACTAATAGAACATCTTCTACTTGGCATAGTATATAATGTAATGTACCACCTTTAATTACTAGATTATAATATGCTCCACATTTATATTCATACCACCAATAAGATAATACTGCTTGTATGCAACATTCTGCTACAACTAGTACCAATAATACAATTCTTACATTCCGCATCTTATTAGCTGCTAATAAACATTCTATAGAACCTTTGCATTATATCAATAAATTCTTCAGACAGTCTTTTAAGAACTTCATCTATGATATATTGAGGAATCTCTTTATAATATGCTTCTGCTATTCCACCTGTAATAGCCCCCATTGTATCAGCATCGCCACCTAAAGATATAGTAAGACGGATAGCGCTTTCATAATCCGTACTCTCCAAGAAAGCGATAATAGATTCTGGTATTGTACCTTGACAGCTTTCATTGAAGTGGTATGTAGGTCTTATATCATCACAAGTTCTATTTAGATTATATCCAAATGTAGTTTCAACATACTCTTTAATCTCCTGCTTGGATTTACCAGTACGAGCCAAGTATATACAAGCTGCTGTAGCCTGTGCTCCTTTTATTCCTTCTGGATGATTATGTGTGACTTCTGCACTTTGTTTGGCAGCTTCTAATGTTTCCTCTAAAGTATTAAAAGCCCAATCTATAGGGCTTACTCGCATGGCTGAACCATTTCCCCAACTGTTATATGGTTGAGGATTATCAGCTCTCAACCATTCATAGAACATACTTCCATAACTACTGTGATAGCGATTACCATAGTCCTGCATTATGCCTAATAAGCTATCGCCTGTTAATAGCCAATCAGCATTGGCGATAGTCATTATGGTATCATCAGTAAAGTGTGATGAAGAACCATTGAATAACGGGAAGTCAATAGACTTTATTGGGACAAATTCATAGTAAGAACCTATTATATCTCCTGCTATTGCACCTATCAGTATATCAGTATTCATTGTTACTAAAATTAAGTTGGAATAAAGATATGAATTAATCTGTGGATTTCAATGTACTTCATAAATGCTTTATATACTCTTCGTTACTTATCTAATCCGTTATATTATCTATCATTCTTCATCAGTATAGTTACTTCCCTGATTACATTTAGTTCTGCGATAGAATATGAGTACTTTCTTCTTTAGTAACCAATGAATTAGTAACCTTTAATGGATGTTTCTTATTCCAGATTATTCTTTATAAGATATAATGTTATCAATAATCTTCTTAAATACATCACCTGTCATTAGTCCACCACTTGCAGGTAATCCAGCCTTATTAATAGATACAATGATACTATACTTAGGATTATCAGTAGGGAAGTAACCACAGAACTCTACCGCATACATATCCTTAGTACTATCCTCATTAGTAGATAACGAACTAGTTCCCTGTATACCTGCAACTACTACCTTATCAGACTTGGCAGGTTGACCTAATCCGTCAGTAATATTAAATACTAGAGCTTTCTTCAAACTATCAATACTAGCCCTACTAGCTATTTGGGGATTAATAACTACTACACTATCCTTATATAGTTGAGGCTGTATCATCTTCCCATTATTGGCGATAGCATTATAGAAGGTTAGTATTTGAATTGGCGATACATGTTGATTGTAACCGATACTAGACCATACAAAGGCTGTCTTAGTCCAGTTGTTATCTTTAGGAGTTACAAAGTGTGCAGGCTTTAGATTGGCTATTCCATTGATACTATCCGGTTTACCATAGCTCATATTAGCTAATAAATCAAAGTATGCTTGGGGATTATTAGCAAATGCTTTCTCCATAGTCTTATAAATAGCAATATTGGAACTAGCTGCCAATCCTTCCTGTACTGTAAGCTCACCATATCCCCCTCTATGCCAATTATGGTCTTTAAGCTCTCTGCCATGAATTTGGTAGATACCATTTCCAGTATCAACCTTATCACTCAACTTCACCTTACCAGTTTCTAAAGCTGCCAATAGCGATATTGGGTGCATCAGACCAGTAGACTGCCATACAGAGAAGTTCTCACATGATTGGTAGTTCGTACTGTCTTTCCTAGTAAGTCCAACCAGAGCTTTTATTTGCCCTGATTGAACTTCCATTACTATAACCTGCCCAGATTGGGCATTTATCTCTGACAACTTGCTTTCCAATATGGCAGTAACATTAGTTTGTAATGTACTGTCTATGGTGGAAATAGGTGCTGTTACTTGCTGTCTGGATTGGCAAGAACAAAGTACAACGATTAATATAGTGCACTTTAACAATATCTTTTTCATACGAGCATACCGTATAAATTTATATACAAATCATAGTAATGGATGCAGGCGAATATTGATTATTCAAGGCACTAACAATAACGGGAATGCCACAAAATACATTCGTACTCTGTATCTCCTTTGCAATCATAGAGATGTGAGGTTCAATTCCCAATAGGTGAATTGCTTTTAGATTATCCTCATAATCAATTAATAAGTGCACATCATAGTACCCTAATTTATAATTGCTTAAAACAAATCCCATTTTATAAAAATTATCAAATTCCTTTTTATCTCTTGGCTTATATTCAACGCCATGCTCCAAACATTTCTGCTTGAAATTGATAATAAATGTTTGTAAACGATTCATACTCTCATTCATTTACGATTATAGTTACTTCAAATCAGTTAATTTTACTAATTCGTCACCAGTATTAAGCCATAAGGCATAAGAAAATCTATTAATAGTTTGGGAAGCACAGAATTGATAATATTCTTGCATTTGTTTCTCATTAAAGAAGTGACAAGCATCCATAATGTGCATAGCGGCATCAATATAGGTGTACATATCCGTATCTATAAGCCTATAATATTGCCTTATATGCTTTTGGCATGAATTAAATATTGCATCCAAAATAGTCATGGCAGTTACATCTCCTTGCTTCTCATTTAAGAAAGTAACTTGCTGACTAATATCTGTTATAAATTCTTGGGTATTGGTATGCGGTATGCCAATTAATATATTTTGTTGTGGCAGAAAGTCTGGATGTCTGAAACGTGATGTTATGACACTGTCTATTACATTTCCCTCTTCCAGATTGATTATTATGTCACTTCCTTTTAAAGTTACCATTAATTTGCGATACATAATTCCATTTATTTATGTTTGTCCTATTTATTCTTTATGTAGGCATATAAGAAGAAACCTGCAATAACAAGTATGACTATTATATGTAATGCCACACTACCGTTACTGTTAAAATCTGCATAGTCTGACATCCTACCTCTGCTTAATAAAATTATCAATGAATACATAATCTTAAATTTTAATAGTTCTGTATGTTAGTTGCTATTCAACCTTTCATAGTGAAGGGTATATAATCTAAATAATCCTTGTTAAAAGGTTGAATATAATTCTGTGGATTCATTCTACTATCTGATAATAGAACTGAATAGGTAAGTAAGTAGTATGTCTGCTTCTTATAGATATTGATTTATACTTCCCAATTCTCCCCAAGAAAGTAGTTAATCATAGTATTTAAAGTACTAGAGAACCGATAGCATATAATTGACTGCTATAATACTTTATTTTGTCACAAATATAATAATTACTTAGTTTATTTGCCCAAAGATTTTAATATAAAAATGCCTAATCTCTGGATTTAGTAAAGATTTTAACTGTCTACATACTGTTTGAGAGGTAGGAGCTAGTTGTAAATATGCCTGTTTCATAGTCTATTATTAGTTGTATCTAGTTCCCGATAGATACAATTCTACATACAAATAGGTGCGGGAACTGCCAATGTATATGTCTCCAAGCATCGCCAAACGCTCCAATCACAAATACACAACAGTAACCCGCACCAGACGATATATGAACTATCATTAGATAGGCATATAGCACTAGTGCGGTGTTGTGCACGTTCCTGTGATTGTATAAATTTTGGCGAATTTAGAGACAAGAACTATGCAAAACACCTTTCGTTAATATGTCCTCCTATTTCTAGGATTGGCACAAAGATAATGAAAGGTTTTAATATGTAAATAAGATATGTCGATTAATCTTAGATTTCTTACTCTTCAATATGGCTATTATTATAAATATGATTAACTTTGTCTGCAAATTAAAACGAAGAGAAATGTCTAATAATAATACAATGGATAACACATCGCAGATAGAACTATTTCAGAAGTATTGTTCTTTATTGAAGAAACAAGACTTTGATAATGCTAATACTCTATTCAATAAGATAGATTGGTTTAGATTTTGTAAAGTTGGTTACCATAATGTACTAAAGACTGTTCCTGTAATAACAGAAGACCTTTTATTATCCATTTTCTGTAGTAGGGATAGTCGTGGTTTATGGGATTTCTATATTGATAACTTCATTCTAAAAGTCAGTATTCGTCGTAAAATGTCTCCAAAGGTTGAAGCATTTGGTTGGAAACATGTTTATCAAATGGATTATCCTGCTCGGGATGACCGCTTTATATTAGTTTCTATATTGAGTAAATATTCATTGACTGATAGAATGACTAATGAGGAATTGGATTATTATAACCAATTTTCAGAAGAATTTACAATTTATAGAGGAACTAATGAAGAAGAATTTGAAAGTAAAGAGTTTGGAGTTAGTTGGACTCCCGAACAGAAGGTCGCGGAATTCTTCGCATTTAGGGAAGAAGAGTTGACTTCAGAAAGAAGTAAACGAATAGTGCTTGCGGCTACAGTTCATAAGGCTGATATAGTAACTTGTTTATTGGGAAGAAATGAATATGAGTTTATAGTAGCCCCCGAGCGTTTATTAGATATTCATGTATTATTGAATCAAAGAACTAATTTGTATGATATTTATGTTGATGAAGTGAGACATATTAGGTTATAAGTAGGACATTAAGAGTTTGTATTTAAACCTCTTAATATATCCTACTTATGTTTAGTCAGAAGCTAAGACAGTCATAAGTATTTAATAATTCCTCTTGCCTCAATCCCAAGTATCTTTTAGTAATTGATACACTGGAATGATTGAATAACTCCATGAGCTTAACAAGTGCAAGCTCCGAATTATCACTGTTCATATTATAAACCTGTCTGCCAAAAGTCTTTCTAAGAGAATGACACGAAAAATTGCCTATTTGTAGCTTGTATTTCTTTTTAATCTCTTTCAGCATGACATTGATTCTCTGAACTGTGTACACTGTCCCCTTCTGACTTATCAATACAGGAGCATTTATACCAACTGGATTTATATGCTCATAACAATCTCTGATATGTTGCTGTAGCTGCATATTAATCCTAATTGTCCTTTGCTTTCCTGTCTTAATCTCTATAATGGTAAATTCTTCTGCATCTAGTATCTGATTCCACCTCAAAGCAAGAATATCAGAAATTCTTAGACCTGTGAAGCAACCTAAAGCAATAAGAAGTGACATCTTATAATTACTATCCCTTGCCAACTTTCTTATTAAGTTCATTGCTTCGCTCCATTGCAGATAATCTGCTGTTGTACTTGAATATTTAAGTGACATAACGTTCTGTTTTATAGTGAAACTAATAAAAGTGAATATTAATTTTGAGTTGGAATATCTAACTTACTGATTATTAGCTAAACATTCACTAATAACAGAAGTGAATATTATACTACTGGCTAATAATAGAGAAAGAGTACCTATATATAGTATATAGATACCCTTTCAGTAGTACTATAATCTCTTAGTAAGACAATAGCCAATCAATAGAATATATCCAATTATCATAACTGGATATAATAGCACACTTACAAAGAACGTAGCAATCACAGCAAGTAGATAAAACAAACTCCTCATAGTTTCAGATATTGAGTATTTGACAATCCTATGTATTCTCAAATACCATTAACTAAGAAACCATTGGTATTTGTTATCACCATGTAAAGCGGAACATATACCCGTTGCAAGTTCTGTAGCATTATAGGCTCTATCCAAGAATGAATCTATATAGCTACTCTTATTTGCCCCTGTGAGCAAGTTGTAAAGTTTCCACATAGACAAATCATTTCCCAAGCTACCAAAGTTCTCATCATTGATATAAGCCCTAGCCACATTGTTAACCTGTGTATCAGTAAGCAACATTTTAGGTATATCTTTCTGATAGCCTTGCGGTAATGACTGATAAAGTCTCATTCTTCCAAGTAGTTGGCAGAACTGATGCTCCGTCATACTGGTATTGCCTAAAGACTGCATCAAATGTATGTGTTTGGCTGCATCGTATTTGTGGAACATTTCCAATACCGCTTGATATAAATCCCTTGTATTGGTAACTTCCAAGCAACTAAGATAACCGTCTGTAGATACACATAGATTTGTGCAAACCTTACAAGTAAAGCCAATAAACACTTTAAACCGCTCCGCACCTTTCTTTGAATAAAGGTTGGTATGGTTATAAGCTCTGACACCACCAATAGTAAGGGTTAGCCTGTTACCGTGTACTGTCTCATAGATAGTAGGAACTTCAATAACAAAAGCGCACCTTTCGTAGTAGATAGTCTTGTCACTCTCTAGTAACTGATTTGCAGGTTTGTGTATTGCTTCGGGAATTCTACCTTTGATTACATGAGAAACACGAATATCTGGCGATTCAATTTGTTCACCGCTAAAGAATGTATTGGTTGCATCCTGTACCGCTTCAATGAAAGCCACATGAGATAATGTAGCTTCATTGTCCTTTGCGAATACTGGTATAATGCAATCATTCCTTAGATGTTCCAAACTGGCTTCAATCGTATTGGCTTCAATGAATAGAGGTCGTTTCTGCTTAATAATTGGCTCTTCAATTATTACCGCTTCTTCTGCATATTCACCAAAGTTTCTACTAGTTCTTTGTACTGGCATAATCTGTAATGTTGATTCCATAATCTGTAATTTATTAAGTTAATATTAGAAATTTCTCTGTCTGAAAGCTAAGCAAGCCACAATCAGTATTAATAATCCAATAAAGAACTGTGGCATTAAGACTACTGGCACAATTAGAATTATCCCAAACGTCAATAAAATCTTTAAATTCTCCATACGCATAATAATAGATTAGTAAATAGTGTATTTAAGGACAAAATGAGGGCTTGACATGAAGTTCTTTCTTATCACTTTCCTTTGTGCATCTTTATATGTAGACATATACAAATCATTGATAAGTCCGCACATTTCAGAAGTTCAAAAGGTTTGTGGGCTGAATAGCAATTCATGTTATCCTTTCTTTTTCCTAATGATTTGGTATGGGGGTGTTAGTAGTTTCACAGAAGCTTAGCGCACGATATACATCTGATGCGCTCACTGACAAATTAAATATTTCACTCTATAGCTGCATAAAGTCTAAATAGAAACACTTCCTCAAGAAAAGGGTCGGGGTATGAATTTCAAGTACCTATATTTTTGAATTCGGGGGATAAGATAGCTGTTGCGTGAGGGTGATACCGGAAATGCTTATAAATGCAAATAACTCCATATCCATAAGGCTTGGAGTTACTTATTATTGCATTATGAACACATGAAGACAGTTGATTCCGAGAGACTGGTATTTCTGAAGGAGGGTCTATAAAGTGGACATCTGCCAAATTTCCCCAGTCCTTATTAATTGAGTACACTGACTATTAATAAACCTTCCTTACCTTTAGGAGTGGCTCGGTCACAGTTAAAGTAGTTACGTAAGGTCTGTGCTGTGACCCGTTCTTGTGGGG
This sequence is a window from Bacteroides thetaiotaomicron VPI-5482. Protein-coding genes within it:
- a CDS encoding ADP-ribosylglycohydrolase family protein — translated: MNTDILIGAIAGDIIGSYYEFVPIKSIDFPLFNGSSSHFTDDTIMTIANADWLLTGDSLLGIMQDYGNRYHSSYGSMFYEWLRADNPQPYNSWGNGSAMRVSPIDWAFNTLEETLEAAKQSAEVTHNHPEGIKGAQATAACIYLARTGKSKQEIKEYVETTFGYNLNRTCDDIRPTYHFNESCQGTIPESIIAFLESTDYESAIRLTISLGGDADTMGAITGGIAEAYYKEIPQYIIDEVLKRLSEEFIDIMQRFYRMFISS
- a CDS encoding penicillin-binding transpeptidase domain-containing protein; its protein translation is MKKILLKCTILIVVLCSCQSRQQVTAPISTIDSTLQTNVTAILESKLSEINAQSGQVIVMEVQSGQIKALVGLTRKDSTNYQSCENFSVWQSTGLMHPISLLAALETGKVKLSDKVDTGNGIYQIHGRELKDHNWHRGGYGELTVQEGLAASSNIAIYKTMEKAFANNPQAYFDLLANMSYGKPDSINGIANLKPAHFVTPKDNNWTKTAFVWSSIGYNQHVSPIQILTFYNAIANNGKMIQPQLYKDSVVVINPQIASRASIDSLKKALVFNITDGLGQPAKSDKVVVAGIQGTSSLSTNEDSTKDMYAVEFCGYFPTDNPKYSIIVSINKAGLPASGGLMTGDVFKKIIDNIISYKE
- a CDS encoding tyrosine-type recombinase/integrase; amino-acid sequence: MSLKYSSTTADYLQWSEAMNLIRKLARDSNYKMSLLIALGCFTGLRISDILALRWNQILDAEEFTIIEIKTGKQRTIRINMQLQQHIRDCYEHINPVGINAPVLISQKGTVYTVQRINVMLKEIKKKYKLQIGNFSCHSLRKTFGRQVYNMNSDNSELALVKLMELFNHSSVSITKRYLGLRQEELLNTYDCLSF
- a CDS encoding DUF3871 family protein, translated to MESTLQIMPVQRTSRNFGEYAEEAVIIEEPIIKQKRPLFIEANTIEASLEHLRNDCIIPVFAKDNEATLSHVAFIEAVQDATNTFFSGEQIESPDIRVSHVIKGRIPEAIHKPANQLLESDKTIYYERCAFVIEVPTIYETVHGNRLTLTIGGVRAYNHTNLYSKKGAERFKVFIGFTCKVCTNLCVSTDGYLSCLEVTNTRDLYQAVLEMFHKYDAAKHIHLMQSLGNTSMTEHQFCQLLGRMRLYQSLPQGYQKDIPKMLLTDTQVNNVARAYINDENFGSLGNDLSMWKLYNLLTGANKSSYIDSFLDRAYNATELATGICSALHGDNKYQWFLS